Proteins from one Chitinophaga oryzae genomic window:
- a CDS encoding NRAMP family divalent metal transporter has translation MSKQKSSAIMGAAFLMATSAIGPGFLTQTTVFTWQLGAAFGFVVLISILLDIGAQLNIWRVLAITERRAQDLANDLLPGLGYLLAALVVLGGLAFNIGNIGGCGLGIQVITGMDTMYGALLSCGIALFIFWIKEMGYMLDQFTRWLGLLMVLLTVYIAVSSTPPLGEAVRQTFWPSVIDTKAIVTLVGGTVGGYISFAGAHRLLDAGISGTGQLKMVNRSAVSGIIITGIMRSVLFLATLGVVAKGFTLDSSNPPASVFRIVAGMAGYRFFGVVMWCAAITSVVGAAYTSVSFLKTFHPLIQVYERWIISFFIVFSTIVFVFLGNPVQLLITAGALNGLILPVALAVILVASVKKKLMGAYKYPVWLQAAGWCVVLIMGWLCAVTLMAWLK, from the coding sequence GTGAGTAAACAAAAATCTTCCGCCATCATGGGCGCCGCTTTCCTGATGGCCACCTCAGCTATCGGTCCGGGCTTCCTGACACAAACCACCGTTTTCACCTGGCAGCTGGGCGCCGCCTTCGGCTTTGTGGTGCTGATCTCCATCTTACTGGATATTGGCGCGCAGCTCAACATATGGCGCGTGCTGGCGATCACGGAACGCCGCGCACAAGACCTCGCCAACGACCTGCTGCCGGGACTCGGTTACCTGCTGGCCGCACTGGTAGTACTCGGCGGACTGGCATTCAACATCGGCAACATCGGCGGATGCGGACTGGGCATACAGGTCATCACCGGCATGGACACGATGTATGGCGCACTGCTCAGCTGCGGTATTGCCCTGTTTATTTTCTGGATAAAAGAGATGGGGTATATGCTCGATCAGTTCACCCGCTGGCTGGGGTTACTGATGGTATTACTGACCGTCTACATCGCTGTCAGCTCCACTCCTCCGCTCGGAGAAGCCGTCCGGCAAACCTTCTGGCCTTCCGTCATCGACACCAAAGCGATCGTCACGCTGGTAGGCGGAACCGTCGGCGGATATATCAGTTTCGCCGGCGCGCACCGGTTGCTGGATGCGGGCATCAGCGGGACGGGCCAGTTAAAAATGGTCAACAGGAGCGCCGTCAGCGGCATCATTATCACCGGTATTATGCGCTCCGTGCTGTTTCTCGCTACGCTGGGCGTAGTCGCCAAAGGCTTTACGCTGGACAGCAGCAATCCGCCGGCATCCGTATTCCGCATCGTAGCCGGTATGGCCGGCTATCGCTTCTTTGGCGTGGTGATGTGGTGCGCAGCGATTACGTCTGTGGTGGGCGCCGCCTACACCTCCGTATCTTTTCTCAAAACATTCCATCCATTGATACAGGTGTATGAACGCTGGATCATCTCTTTCTTCATTGTATTCTCGACCATCGTTTTTGTCTTCCTCGGGAACCCGGTACAGCTTTTAATTACAGCCGGCGCACTCAATGGCCTTATTCTGCCGGTAGCGCTGGCAGTCATCCTGGTAGCCTCGGTAAAAAAGAAACTGATGGGCGCCTACAAATATCCGGTGTGGCTGCAGGCCGCGGGCTGGTGCGTGGTGCTGATCATGGGATGGCTCTGCGCCGTTACACTGATGGCATGGTTAAAATAA
- a CDS encoding 5-oxoprolinase subunit PxpA, translating into MKHIDLNCDMGEGLDNDAAIMPFISSANIACGYHAGNADTMKKTVSLAANHHVAIGAHPGFADLENFGRSEQQLSDAALYDLVSTQVYALQIICRAHGVPLQHVKPHGALYNMAARTPAMAAVIAKAVKDVDSRLRLFGLSSSALISEAAAAGLKTVSEVFADRTYQDDGSLTPRSQPGAMIENETLAIQQVLQMVTRQEVTARSGKTIPLKAETICIHGDGPHALEYARAIHAALLHHHLTIQHP; encoded by the coding sequence ATGAAACATATTGACCTTAATTGTGACATGGGCGAAGGGCTGGACAACGACGCGGCCATTATGCCCTTTATCAGCAGTGCCAATATCGCCTGCGGTTATCATGCCGGCAATGCCGACACCATGAAAAAAACGGTATCGCTGGCAGCCAATCATCATGTAGCCATAGGCGCCCATCCCGGCTTCGCAGACCTGGAGAACTTCGGACGCAGCGAGCAACAGCTGTCAGATGCCGCGCTGTACGACCTGGTGTCCACACAGGTATATGCCCTGCAGATCATCTGCCGCGCACATGGCGTACCGCTGCAGCATGTAAAACCACATGGCGCCCTGTATAACATGGCCGCCCGTACGCCGGCGATGGCCGCCGTTATCGCAAAGGCCGTAAAGGATGTCGACAGCCGCCTGCGGCTCTTCGGGCTGAGCAGCAGCGCCCTGATCAGCGAAGCAGCGGCGGCCGGCCTGAAAACGGTCAGCGAAGTATTTGCGGACAGGACCTACCAGGATGACGGCTCGCTGACACCCCGTTCCCAACCCGGCGCGATGATTGAAAATGAAACACTGGCCATCCAACAGGTACTGCAGATGGTCACCCGGCAAGAGGTAACTGCCCGGTCCGGAAAAACAATTCCGCTGAAAGCAGAAACCATCTGCATACATGGCGACGGCCCCCATGCACTGGAATATGCCCGCGCCATCCACGCCGCCCTGCTTCATCATCACCTAACGATTCAACATCCGTGA